Proteins encoded together in one Shewanella acanthi window:
- a CDS encoding replication endonuclease, with product MPKVHADDKHWLEKQLYGLPTPHRLAMMHIYLQLPTRREANLSVLHTRKRIAEIMGKDKYFYNVNIDNQDINVKAKQHARRCIQITTQIEGKGLLTTYNTLMHYMACYSINPPKLSQTIINNLKLDTLDNIELAKVLGVFARAKDEVWWKRKLRRQQNLRIETVSRLLNLVSKRRGIYASHITVSNFQSQWKNNQQLLENTFATNEHGFSASLADLSKRNVSNPTIRKAELMARSRGFEDHAKEAGISAVFLTMTTPSKYHRSFAITGDENPKWSGATPLDAQEYLNRTFARIRADLARKQITPFGFRVAEPHHDGTPHWHLLLFVPAEQLQTLVDTFCHYCLEEDGDEQGAKECRLKVEYIDLEEGSATGYLMKYISKNIDGEGIEYDNYGKDAKTSAIRVKVWASCWGIRQFQQIGGVGVTVWRELRRIDPIKDPSLDWIEAIRQAADSSNWNLYTHLMGGVTCKRSEQTIHPLYKHKSQQITASMQELSQNPILDCGNSLKNYRSNAENSVNQLQDAFRNMQESSWESQDHLPEMPVKASGTVAGFSGLDTGLESGLASGIDTGIAEINSESAPENYQPLKTNRYGDAALTQLKGIVSFGVEIITRVHTWTLATKSQVQKKAFCSHLEFCQ from the coding sequence ATGCCTAAGGTTCATGCTGACGATAAACATTGGCTAGAGAAACAACTCTATGGCCTGCCCACTCCACACCGCTTAGCAATGATGCACATCTACCTCCAATTGCCGACACGTCGTGAAGCTAACTTAAGCGTGCTGCACACTAGAAAGCGAATCGCTGAGATCATGGGCAAGGATAAGTATTTTTATAATGTGAATATTGATAATCAAGATATTAATGTAAAGGCCAAGCAACATGCCCGCCGCTGTATTCAAATTACTACTCAAATTGAAGGTAAGGGATTACTAACTACTTACAACACGCTTATGCATTACATGGCTTGTTACAGCATCAATCCGCCTAAACTGAGTCAGACCATTATCAACAACCTCAAACTCGATACGCTCGATAACATCGAGCTTGCTAAAGTCCTAGGTGTTTTCGCTCGGGCAAAAGATGAAGTTTGGTGGAAACGTAAATTAAGACGGCAGCAGAATCTACGTATTGAAACAGTTTCCCGCTTACTCAATCTGGTGAGTAAGCGAAGAGGGATTTATGCCAGTCACATTACGGTGAGCAATTTTCAAAGCCAATGGAAGAACAACCAACAGCTTTTAGAAAACACCTTTGCAACTAATGAGCATGGATTCAGTGCAAGCCTTGCCGATTTATCCAAACGCAATGTATCAAATCCCACTATTCGCAAAGCTGAGTTAATGGCTCGTAGCCGTGGCTTTGAAGATCATGCTAAAGAAGCAGGTATCAGCGCAGTCTTCTTAACTATGACTACTCCATCAAAATACCATCGTTCATTTGCAATAACAGGGGATGAAAATCCTAAATGGAGCGGCGCAACTCCGCTCGATGCCCAAGAATACCTTAACCGCACTTTCGCCCGCATTCGTGCCGATCTTGCCCGTAAGCAAATCACCCCATTTGGCTTTCGTGTGGCAGAGCCACACCATGACGGCACACCGCATTGGCATTTACTGTTATTCGTCCCTGCCGAGCAACTACAAACCCTAGTAGATACCTTCTGTCACTATTGCCTAGAAGAAGATGGTGACGAACAAGGCGCAAAAGAATGCCGCTTAAAGGTGGAATATATCGACCTAGAAGAAGGCTCTGCAACTGGCTACCTTATGAAATACATCAGTAAAAACATCGATGGTGAAGGTATTGAGTACGACAACTACGGCAAAGATGCCAAAACATCTGCAATCAGAGTAAAAGTATGGGCATCCTGTTGGGGCATTCGCCAATTTCAACAAATTGGTGGCGTGGGCGTTACAGTATGGCGCGAATTAAGACGGATTGATCCAATTAAAGATCCGAGTCTCGATTGGATTGAGGCTATCCGCCAAGCTGCCGATAGTAGCAATTGGAATTTATATACTCACCTTATGGGCGGTGTTACTTGCAAACGTTCAGAGCAAACTATTCACCCACTCTATAAGCACAAATCCCAACAAATTACCGCATCCATGCAGGAACTTTCCCAAAACCCAATTCTGGATTGCGGGAATAGTCTGAAAAATTACCGCAGTAATGCTGAAAACTCCGTGAACCAATTACAGGACGCTTTCAGGAACATGCAGGAATCATCTTGGGAATCTCAGGATCACCTTCCTGAAATGCCAGTAAAGGCTTCAGGAACAGTTGCAGGATTTTCGGGGTTAGATACGGGATTAGAATCGGGATTAGCTTCTGGAATAGATACAGGAATTGCAGAAATCAATTCAGAATCTGCGCCTGAAAACTATCAGCCACTCAAAACTAATCGCTATGGCGATGCCGCACTAACTCAACTTAAAGGGATTGTGTCTTTTGGCGTTGAGATCATCACCCGCGTCCACACTTGGACGCTGGCAACGAAGTCTCAGGTTCAGAAAAAAGCTTTTTGCTCTCACTTGGAGTTCTGTCAATAA
- a CDS encoding helix-turn-helix domain-containing protein, which yields MNDILLTPSEVAEFLGVTIGTLSVWRCTGRYPLRFVKVGRSVKYRQSDVESFVNGRVYDHTL from the coding sequence ATGAACGATATCTTGCTCACCCCTTCCGAGGTCGCCGAATTTCTCGGCGTCACCATTGGCACGCTTTCGGTTTGGCGATGTACTGGCCGCTATCCTTTACGCTTCGTTAAAGTAGGCCGCAGCGTTAAGTACCGCCAAAGCGATGTGGAATCCTTCGTTAACGGGAGGGTTTATGATCACACTCTTTAA
- a CDS encoding flagellar assembly protein FlgT: MNKISTTLLMIGSLTLFAIPAKAEWVNASGDATIINGNVTQAREEAINQAVSYATLNTGIQISSEQQTTNGNLTQNNFSINRNAQAISIQLVSERIEGNRIYVSLRLDLNDDPTQQCPAGQLKAAILIPQAQIKDRAQLRYGQLSGFEEVISEKLGNSIDGYSSTSFSHIHAKERLDITQALVDIRGYRLPSWLSEITDSQYILLPQIIDISTEPVTRTFMGWWDEAPHRQFQFKLSLYHGISGEEVWSKSYSTSAPWEFAENAIVTPNSNRFWNSAYGRHISLIMQEATRDIDSTLNCRPLLGQVVSRQGDRIILNLGRKHGIRVNDKFQVVLQQNLPDRLNEMRAVASKSRATVQIEQVSEESATAVLTDQNAVYNVQINDIAIKI, from the coding sequence ATGAACAAAATAAGTACCACCTTGCTCATGATTGGGAGCCTTACGCTATTTGCAATACCCGCTAAAGCCGAGTGGGTGAATGCCAGCGGTGATGCCACTATTATCAATGGCAATGTGACCCAAGCGCGGGAAGAAGCCATCAATCAAGCCGTGAGCTATGCAACCCTCAATACTGGCATCCAGATTTCCAGCGAGCAGCAAACCACTAACGGCAACCTCACTCAAAATAACTTTTCCATTAATCGCAATGCCCAGGCGATCAGTATCCAGTTAGTGAGTGAACGGATTGAAGGCAATAGAATATATGTGTCCTTAAGACTCGACCTCAATGACGATCCCACGCAACAGTGCCCTGCGGGTCAGCTAAAGGCGGCCATTCTTATTCCCCAAGCACAAATTAAAGACAGAGCACAATTACGCTACGGCCAATTATCTGGATTTGAAGAAGTGATTTCGGAGAAACTCGGCAATAGTATTGATGGTTACTCATCCACCAGCTTTAGCCATATCCACGCCAAAGAGCGGCTCGATATCACCCAGGCGCTTGTCGATATCCGAGGTTATCGCCTTCCTAGCTGGCTCAGTGAAATCACCGATAGCCAATACATTTTACTGCCGCAGATTATTGATATCTCGACCGAGCCTGTCACCCGAACCTTTATGGGGTGGTGGGATGAAGCGCCACATCGACAATTTCAATTCAAACTCAGCCTCTACCATGGCATTAGTGGAGAAGAAGTTTGGAGCAAAAGCTACAGCACAAGTGCACCTTGGGAGTTTGCAGAAAATGCCATTGTCACCCCAAATAGTAATCGCTTTTGGAACTCAGCCTACGGCCGTCATATTAGTCTCATCATGCAGGAAGCGACACGGGATATAGATAGCACCCTCAATTGCCGCCCCCTTCTAGGACAAGTGGTCAGTCGCCAAGGCGACCGAATTATTCTAAATTTAGGTCGTAAACACGGAATACGAGTAAACGATAAATTCCAAGTGGTTTTACAGCAAAACCTACCCGATAGACTCAATGAAATGCGCGCTGTAGCCAGTAAGAGTCGAGCAACGGTACAAATTGAACAGGTCAGTGAAGAAAGTGCAACAGCCGTGCTAACGGACCAGAATGCAGTTTACAATGTACAGATAAACGATATAGCGATTAAGATTTAA
- a CDS encoding FlgO family outer membrane protein, protein MLKRALIYMAILVLAGCASGTKEPPKPSFVDGNGLPPTAVINHISQRITTELTQQNDALRPDQPLVVLTPVLVGDLNSTNAFALQLQQGLMASLHSFQFNVVDLNLGDGIRVTEEGDFILTREWQKLSTNLPVDHLVVSTMSPATNGMAINTRIVTISNNRVVSTSQTFITQKELGNYLQRSEQVVSHDGILYRQSAPGMNEVRVLGDNK, encoded by the coding sequence ATGCTCAAACGTGCATTAATTTATATGGCAATTTTAGTGTTGGCAGGTTGTGCTTCTGGCACAAAAGAGCCGCCAAAACCGAGCTTTGTTGACGGCAATGGATTGCCGCCGACGGCAGTTATCAATCATATATCACAGCGTATTACGACTGAGTTAACACAGCAAAATGATGCTTTGCGTCCTGATCAGCCTTTGGTTGTTCTAACGCCTGTACTAGTTGGGGACTTGAATAGTACCAACGCCTTTGCCCTGCAATTACAGCAGGGGTTAATGGCGTCACTGCATAGCTTTCAGTTCAATGTGGTGGATTTAAATTTAGGTGATGGCATAAGAGTGACTGAAGAAGGTGATTTTATTTTGACGCGCGAGTGGCAAAAGTTATCAACCAACCTGCCTGTCGACCATTTAGTCGTCTCGACAATGAGCCCAGCGACAAATGGCATGGCGATTAACACTCGTATTGTTACCATCAGTAACAATCGGGTGGTGTCGACCTCTCAGACCTTTATTACCCAAAAAGAACTTGGCAATTACCTGCAGCGTTCTGAGCAGGTGGTGTCCCACGATGGCATTTTATATCGTCAATCCGCACCGGGAATGAACGAAGTTCGCGTGTTAGGAGATAACAAATGA
- a CDS encoding LPP20 family lipoprotein, with protein MKPFFVLVALLMLTACSSKDRYVQWEDVPPPSFPKLTAIGYAPLATQPAKEQSQRVLMAMQASKIVAYRELAEQVYGQKITANSSVSEWMLTDDNVKASVTGIIRGARVVKSYPAGDHYVTELELDFAQVWQLYQQQSRPQRIKEVTYF; from the coding sequence ATGAAACCCTTTTTTGTCTTAGTGGCCTTACTGATGCTGACTGCCTGTAGCAGCAAAGATAGATACGTTCAGTGGGAGGATGTGCCACCCCCAAGTTTTCCCAAACTGACGGCTATCGGCTATGCACCTTTAGCGACTCAGCCGGCAAAAGAACAATCACAACGGGTACTGATGGCGATGCAGGCTTCAAAAATTGTGGCTTACCGTGAGTTAGCCGAGCAGGTTTATGGCCAGAAAATTACCGCCAATAGTAGTGTGAGTGAATGGATGCTAACCGATGATAATGTAAAAGCCTCGGTGACGGGGATTATTCGTGGGGCTAGGGTCGTGAAAAGTTATCCTGCGGGTGATCATTATGTGACTGAGTTGGAGCTAGATTTCGCTCAAGTATGGCAGCTCTACCAACAGCAAAGCCGCCCACAGCGAATCAAAGAAGTTACTTATTTCTAG
- a CDS encoding flagella synthesis protein FlgN: MTPIAELVDKQQAHLDVLKQIIVNEKGALVDQNADLLLSLAAEKSDCLKTLKANDEFIAQHPEIGLLTEQQDLATKMATVKQTLAECKALNAQNASLIEMNIASLNRFAQALQASRNATSLTYNEKGKTSTISSLGNDIKA, encoded by the coding sequence ATGACGCCCATTGCTGAACTGGTCGACAAACAACAAGCCCATTTGGATGTACTTAAGCAAATCATCGTCAACGAAAAAGGCGCTTTGGTAGACCAAAACGCCGATTTGCTATTGTCCCTTGCTGCCGAAAAATCCGATTGTTTAAAAACGCTTAAAGCAAACGACGAGTTCATTGCTCAGCATCCCGAGATTGGGTTACTGACAGAGCAGCAGGACCTCGCCACTAAAATGGCCACGGTCAAGCAAACCCTAGCAGAATGCAAAGCGTTAAATGCTCAAAATGCTAGTCTTATCGAGATGAATATTGCAAGCCTTAATCGCTTTGCCCAAGCATTACAGGCAAGTCGAAATGCCACGAGTCTCACCTATAACGAAAAAGGCAAAACGTCGACGATATCAAGCTTAGGTAATGATATTAAAGCTTAA
- the flgM gene encoding flagellar biosynthesis anti-sigma factor FlgM: MAIDISKLNTTTTSQVRSNTAKKNSESEVSTQVSAKSTPQKSDSVVITAQAQQLQGAQTKMASLPEVDQKKVAEIKQAIAEGRYKIDPEKLAANIASFEAELNDLNNE, from the coding sequence ATGGCAATTGATATTAGCAAATTAAATACAACAACGACTTCGCAAGTTCGTTCAAATACCGCTAAGAAAAATAGCGAAAGCGAGGTATCTACTCAGGTATCGGCTAAATCGACTCCACAAAAAAGTGACTCTGTTGTCATTACGGCTCAAGCTCAGCAGTTACAAGGTGCTCAGACGAAAATGGCCAGTCTTCCTGAAGTCGATCAGAAAAAAGTCGCAGAGATTAAGCAAGCGATTGCTGAGGGTCGCTACAAAATTGATCCTGAAAAATTGGCAGCCAATATCGCCAGCTTTGAAGCTGAATTAAACGATCTTAATAACGAGTAA
- the flgA gene encoding flagellar basal body P-ring formation chaperone FlgA yields the protein MKVNFGIFFIPLAFLVSPLAKAEPIVPSVSTISELAKALVNEKISVPENAKVEILPQNLDARTLPSQCSTPIKVELASQREISRNNTLKVSCETPDLSYPWQIFMSVRVEILFPVVVASETLAPGELISPNQVEIRYVDQNTLRGLQFNDTSQLSGVRVKRRVAKNTPIFANNLCFVCKNDSVSIYVRSNNFTLKTLGEALQDGNVGDQIRVKNSKSNKELDAIVTAIGEVEVRM from the coding sequence ATGAAAGTAAATTTTGGCATTTTTTTTATCCCCCTTGCGTTCCTTGTCTCTCCTTTAGCCAAGGCGGAACCCATAGTGCCCAGCGTATCGACCATCAGCGAATTAGCTAAAGCCCTTGTTAATGAAAAAATTTCGGTACCAGAAAATGCCAAGGTTGAAATCCTACCGCAAAATTTAGATGCAAGAACACTACCTTCTCAGTGCTCAACACCCATTAAAGTTGAATTGGCATCACAGCGAGAAATTAGTCGTAACAATACCTTAAAAGTCAGTTGCGAGACTCCCGACCTCAGCTACCCTTGGCAAATCTTTATGTCTGTTAGGGTCGAGATCCTATTTCCCGTGGTCGTAGCCAGTGAAACCCTTGCACCGGGTGAACTCATCTCCCCAAACCAAGTTGAAATCCGCTATGTCGACCAAAACACGCTGCGCGGACTGCAATTTAACGACACATCCCAATTATCTGGGGTTAGAGTTAAACGCCGAGTCGCCAAAAACACCCCGATTTTTGCGAATAACCTGTGTTTTGTGTGTAAGAATGATTCGGTATCGATTTATGTTCGCTCAAATAATTTTACCTTAAAAACTTTGGGGGAGGCGCTGCAGGATGGCAATGTCGGTGACCAAATAAGAGTCAAAAATAGCAAGTCAAACAAAGAGCTGGATGCTATAGTGACGGCCATTGGCGAAGTTGAAGTAAGAATGTAA